Proteins encoded together in one bacterium window:
- a CDS encoding cation transporter, producing MAQATLPTLPTLPAEPQRDETFHRWAAALALVTIFYNIVEGVVSVWFGAADETVALFGFGVDSFVEVISGIGIWHMVWRLRNRPAGTPDEFERTALRVTGAGFYLLTAGLVATATVQLARGSRPETTVWGIVISAVSIVSMLALVHYKRTIGRRYGSAALLADANCTLTCIYLSVVLLAASIGYEATGIGLLDSAGALGIAWFSWREGREAFGKAAGNFTCSCQGACGKP from the coding sequence ATGGCGCAGGCGACCCTTCCCACTCTGCCGACGCTGCCGGCCGAGCCGCAGCGCGATGAGACGTTTCACCGCTGGGCCGCCGCCCTGGCGCTGGTGACGATCTTCTACAACATCGTCGAGGGCGTCGTCTCCGTCTGGTTCGGCGCGGCGGACGAGACGGTCGCCCTGTTCGGGTTCGGCGTCGACTCCTTCGTGGAAGTCATTTCCGGGATCGGCATCTGGCACATGGTCTGGAGACTGAGGAACCGGCCGGCCGGCACGCCCGACGAGTTCGAGCGGACGGCGCTGCGGGTGACCGGCGCGGGGTTCTACCTCCTGACGGCGGGCCTCGTCGCCACGGCGACGGTGCAGCTCGCGCGGGGATCGCGGCCGGAGACGACCGTCTGGGGGATCGTCATCTCGGCCGTCTCGATCGTCTCCATGCTGGCGCTCGTGCACTACAAGCGCACGATCGGCCGGCGCTACGGCTCGGCCGCCCTGCTGGCCGACGCCAACTGCACGCTGACCTGCATCTACCTCTCCGTGGTGCTGCTGGCCGCGAGCATCGGCTACGAGGCGACGGGGATCGGCCTGCTGGACTCGGCCGGCGCGCTCGGGATCGCCTGGTTCTCCTGGCGGGAGGGGCGCGAGGCCTTCGGGAAGGCCGCGGGCAACTTCACCTGCTCGTGCCAGGGGGCGTGCGGGAAGCCCTGA
- a CDS encoding rhodanese-like domain-containing protein — protein MEDVRAEAARGGYRLIDLAETRGLLERAAGRVLLVDTRQDWEYRTGHIPGAVNFPFEPTAWSRLKNRWALARALGADKERPLVFY, from the coding sequence ATGGAGGATGTCCGGGCCGAGGCCGCCCGCGGCGGCTACCGCCTCATCGATCTCGCGGAGACGCGCGGCCTGCTGGAGCGCGCGGCGGGCCGGGTGCTGCTCGTCGACACCCGCCAGGACTGGGAGTACCGCACCGGCCACATCCCCGGGGCGGTCAACTTTCCGTTCGAGCCGACGGCCTGGTCACGTCTGAAGAATCGCTGGGCGCTGGCACGGGCGCTCGGCGCGGACAAGGAGCGCCCACTGGTCTTCTACTGA
- a CDS encoding cytochrome c biogenesis protein CcdA — MAVQLGYREVYRYPTGFPEWQANGLPVASAPAGTANATPTQGGLGLAWTLLGVFLGGMALNLTPCVYPIIPITVSYFGGRGGGKGNVLAHGLCYVGGLAVTNSLLGVAAALTGGLMGAALQNPVVLAAVAVVLLAFAASLFGFWEFRLPSGLTQSASRSFAGYFGSVFMGLTMGVVAAPCIGPFVLGLLTWVASSGSALLGFTVFFTLSLGLGLPLLVLALFSGRLERLPRAGEWMVWVRRLMGWVLVGMAVHFVRPLLAPDAGLGLLAVVALTAGVDLGWLARSGEGSRGFRRVRRAVGVLGLAIAVVLVGGRLLRGPGLSWRPYSEDLLASARRDGRSVIIDFSAAWCTPCRRLDEETFHDPQVVALATAEFVAIKVDLTRSGDPRSLRLLQQYAIKGVPTVVFLGPDGYEDRRLRLVDYLPPDAFLARMKQARAAE; from the coding sequence GTGGCCGTACAACTTGGATACCGGGAAGTCTATCGTTACCCCACCGGCTTCCCGGAGTGGCAGGCGAACGGCCTGCCGGTGGCGAGCGCCCCGGCCGGCACCGCGAATGCGACCCCGACCCAGGGCGGCCTCGGCCTGGCCTGGACGCTCCTCGGGGTCTTCCTCGGCGGGATGGCCTTGAATCTCACGCCCTGCGTCTATCCGATCATTCCCATCACCGTGTCCTATTTCGGGGGGCGCGGCGGCGGGAAAGGCAATGTCCTCGCGCACGGTCTCTGCTACGTCGGCGGCCTGGCCGTCACGAACTCGCTGCTCGGTGTCGCGGCGGCACTCACCGGCGGGCTCATGGGCGCCGCGTTGCAGAATCCGGTCGTCCTGGCCGCCGTTGCCGTCGTACTTCTCGCCTTCGCCGCAAGCCTTTTCGGATTTTGGGAATTTCGTCTGCCGTCGGGGCTGACGCAGTCCGCATCGCGGTCCTTCGCCGGCTACTTCGGCAGCGTCTTCATGGGCCTGACGATGGGGGTGGTCGCCGCCCCTTGCATCGGACCGTTCGTGCTCGGGCTCCTGACGTGGGTGGCGAGCAGTGGCAGCGCCCTCCTCGGGTTCACGGTCTTCTTCACGCTGAGTCTCGGTCTCGGGCTTCCTCTGCTCGTTCTGGCGCTCTTCAGCGGCCGGCTGGAGAGGCTCCCGCGCGCGGGCGAGTGGATGGTCTGGGTCCGCCGTCTCATGGGCTGGGTCCTCGTCGGCATGGCCGTCCACTTCGTGCGCCCGCTCCTGGCGCCCGACGCGGGCCTGGGTCTGCTGGCCGTCGTCGCGCTTACCGCCGGCGTCGATCTCGGGTGGCTGGCGCGGAGCGGGGAGGGATCGCGGGGGTTCCGGCGCGTGCGCCGCGCGGTCGGCGTCCTCGGCCTCGCCATCGCCGTCGTGCTCGTCGGCGGACGGCTCCTGCGCGGGCCGGGGCTGTCGTGGCGCCCGTACAGCGAGGACCTGCTCGCGTCCGCGCGCCGCGATGGCCGCTCCGTCATCATCGACTTCTCGGCGGCCTGGTGCACGCCCTGCCGCCGGCTCGACGAGGAGACCTTCCACGATCCGCAGGTCGTGGCCCTGGCGACCGCCGAGTTCGTCGCGATCAAGGTGGACCTGACGCGCAGCGGGGACCCCCGCTCGCTGCGCCTGCTGCAACAGTACGCGATCAAGGGGGTGCCGACGGTCGTCTTCCTCGGGCCGGACGGGTATGAGGACCGGCGCCTGCGGCTCGTGGACTATCTCCCCCCCGACGCCTTTCTCGCCCGCATGAAGCAGGCGCGGGCCGCCGAGTGA
- a CDS encoding DUF5714 domain-containing protein, giving the protein MVCGEPLIYGETAAPSVCTLCGGAGHAYISCPRGHFVCDACHNREALARIEAIARTNASRDPFEIAERMMDLPGLPFLGCQHAYIAAAALMAALRNEGSRPVTQADVDEVFARTGTQAVGGYCGLTGVCGVVPALGACVAVLTGSKCGTDEPQRTTMEAATRVMRAIADLTGPSCCKAYVRGALEAVVPYLREALGIRLPAPGKAKCGVAARHPHGCREKRCPYFPEEPARRDKRSVQLPVVNEAVVAGGGSSMDDRMDRLLARSLELGAAKAKIIDTDSVVVEEWVRWKCLYGCPFHGKDAYHPPCAPDTASTRSVMKEYRKAILLTSDKGKALSEAAVHLEGEAYRAGYYKAFALTALTSGPEGATUPSGEAEAPGGPHTAEQKKIRVRPLMEACGIDVFKTARNNGFEIDTRKETFGRWNYFALVLIE; this is encoded by the coding sequence CTGGTCTGCGGTGAGCCGCTGATCTACGGCGAGACTGCCGCGCCGTCCGTCTGCACGCTCTGCGGCGGCGCGGGGCACGCTTACATCAGCTGTCCCCGGGGACATTTCGTCTGCGACGCCTGCCACAACCGGGAAGCGCTCGCCCGCATCGAGGCCATCGCCCGCACGAACGCCTCGCGCGACCCGTTCGAGATCGCCGAGCGCATGATGGATCTGCCCGGGCTGCCGTTTCTCGGGTGCCAGCACGCCTACATTGCCGCGGCCGCCCTGATGGCGGCGCTGCGCAACGAAGGGTCGCGTCCCGTCACGCAGGCGGACGTCGACGAGGTCTTCGCCCGCACCGGCACGCAGGCCGTCGGCGGGTACTGCGGGCTCACCGGCGTCTGCGGCGTCGTTCCGGCGCTCGGGGCCTGCGTCGCCGTGCTCACGGGTTCGAAGTGTGGGACGGACGAGCCGCAGCGCACGACGATGGAGGCGGCGACGCGGGTGATGCGCGCGATCGCCGATCTCACCGGGCCGAGCTGCTGCAAGGCTTACGTGCGGGGCGCCCTCGAGGCGGTCGTTCCGTATCTCCGCGAGGCTCTCGGCATCCGGCTTCCCGCGCCGGGAAAGGCGAAGTGCGGCGTCGCGGCGCGGCATCCGCACGGGTGCCGGGAGAAGCGGTGCCCGTACTTCCCGGAGGAGCCGGCACGGCGTGACAAGCGGAGCGTCCAACTTCCCGTGGTCAACGAGGCGGTTGTCGCCGGCGGAGGGTCTTCCATGGACGACAGGATGGATCGGCTCTTGGCGAGGTCCCTCGAGCTGGGGGCGGCGAAGGCGAAGATCATCGACACAGACTCCGTCGTCGTGGAGGAGTGGGTGCGCTGGAAGTGCCTCTACGGGTGCCCGTTCCACGGCAAGGACGCCTATCACCCGCCGTGCGCTCCGGACACGGCGAGCACGAGATCCGTCATGAAGGAGTATCGCAAGGCGATCCTTCTCACCAGCGACAAGGGAAAGGCCTTGTCCGAGGCCGCCGTGCACCTGGAGGGGGAGGCCTACCGCGCGGGCTACTACAAGGCCTTCGCTCTGACGGCGTTGACGTCGGGACCCGAGGGGGCGACCTGACCCTCCGGCGAGGCGGAGGCCCCGGGCGGGCCCCACACCGCGGAGCAGAAGAAGATCAGGGTCCGGCCGCTCATGGAGGCCTGCGGGATCGACGTCTTCAAGACAGCGAGAAACAACGGCTTCGAGATCGACACGCGGAAGGAAACCTTTGGCCGGTGGAACTACTTCGCGCTCGTGCTGATCGAGTGA